GTACTCCGTCTAGCTGGGTAAAATACAGTTCCGCAAATTTTAAATGTTTCATATTATCCATATCATGCTGTAATGACCGAATGGCTAATTCCAACATAAGAAATTCATAAACTAATTGACGATCTTGGAGATCAATCATTATTCAATCTCCCTAACGTTATCAATTTCTATATACTTAATACGCTTAACGCTTATTTCTGTATCAAATAGTAATTCATTGTGGCCAGAATGCAATGCTGTAATGATTCCTCTGTCTTCAATCCATTTACCACGCCACAATTTCAATTCTACTTGCAGTTTTTGTTGATATGCTTTTACAATGGTCTGCTGTAGTTCTTCCCATTCCCAATCCGTTTTTTCTTTCGGGTACTCATTCCCTAAGCTATCTTGCCACTCTTTTATTTGATGCAGGTGCTCTGGTATCATCATGCCAGTCCATTTCTTAGCCAATCCTCTACTTTTAATCATTTAAGTCCCTCCATTTTTTCGAACCAACAGAAAAAAATAGAATGTATGTTCTTGTTTTTGTTAATTATAGAACAATCGTTCCTTTTTTAAAAGTGGAAATTATAGTTTATTCAATTGATTAAGAACGGATTTATAATCCTGTTTTGTTCCCGCATCTCTAAAATTGTTAAATGGGTTCCCTAAATTATTTATCCTATTTAATACATTCGGAATAGTAAAAGTGTCTGGTCTCAGCAGGTCATTAACCTCGTTCGAGTATAATGGAGTAGCTATTAACCCTTTCTCATTTCCCCTTGCTGAAAATGGAGCCACAATCGTTTTTCCTTCTCTATGTTGAACATAATCGAGATACAATCTGTTTCCTCTATTTTTCTTTAATCGCTCAATTGTAAATCACTCGGGATATTGTTGTACTAAAAAATTGCACACAAATGCCGGTTTTTTTTATTATTTAGGCATTGTTAAAGAATAATGTTGCCTCCTATTCGGAATAGGAGACCCAACGGTATTTTGATATAGCAAATTTTTCACTACAAATAACAGGTATAAAGAACCAGATTTCCTCTAATTCCAATTTATGCATTTTCGCTACGAAAAAATGCAAGATTCCCCTCCAATTTGTGCAGTAAAATTTGGAGTGTAATATATAATAAATATATATATATAAGATACACATATAAGATACAGTATGGCAAAAGAGAGCAAATTGAAATTTGCCCTCTTTCGCAAGCAGGCTTGATGTGTGTTTTTACAGTTTATGAGGCAGTGTATTGTATTTATTATTCCATTTTATTTAGTGTGCATTTTCTTCCTTATGCTAATAAACCATTCATAATCAATACATCGTCCCAGAAATGCTTTAGAAAATATCATGCATGTTAATTTCGTTTTCAAACATCACTAAACCGCTCAGATTACGCTCTATTCAATTTTAACGACCATCAGTAACATTAAGTACCCAGTACTAATAAAAGCGCTTACAGAGCATTATGAGAGGTCGTTTTCTAAATTAGCTTCCTGCTCAGTGTATGGCTGAAACCTTGCGTAAAATATACGGCGTAAAACCGCGCCTTTTGTTAATCGTTTTTTATTATGCCAGCTAAATTCAACATTACTCTTTACGCTTCTTTAAATGGCTTATACCGAGCTGTAGGTACTTTCTCACTCTGCTCCTAATTCAAAAACTGATATTACTTGCTATATCAAGTTACAGAGAGCGGAATAAAACCCTTTTGTATCAACCATATGTGTTCAATGCTCTTTGATTTGCTATCGCTAGGAAATCATATTTCTTGATTTTATACTTCTCACAGAAAGAGTTTAGGTGAGCAATCACTATATTTAGACTCACCAACTTCTTTTTTACATGCTGTATGACTTCTAGGATGTTATAGATCCACTTGATACATCGCCTGGCTCGCACCTACTTTCCCACTGTGTTGATGCAATAGATTATATACATTTCTACTTACTCACATCTTAAACATCATGAATAATTTCGTTATCTCTTCTAAACATATAAAATAACATTTATATACTTGCAAAAAACGTTCCAAAAATCTTTTTCTACACTTTTATTGATTATCATTGCAGTTTATAAACACTCATAATATAGTTTAAACCAAGTAAAAAAGGATCTGGTCACTATTTTATACTATTCAAATATCATACGGTTAAATTCAGTAACATCACCTAAATCTATTTTTTCTATATTTTGAATAGACCATAATTCACGGCCATTTTGATAAAGTAACATTATATATTTATGATATTGTTTATAGAATTCAGATAATGTAATTCTATTTCCACCATTTATTCTCCTATAGTCCGCGTGTGATAACGAATTTCTTATTTGTCTAAAATCTGTTGCAAAATAAATAGGACAATCTTCTTGATAATAACTTCTGTCATTTACCCAACTTGGTGCCATTTTGTTGTCAATCAATAATCACATATTACGTAGAATTTTATTCACTTCAGTATTTATTAAAATATCTATTTGATCATTAGGAATTTCCTTTGTATTATTTCTATCACGTTTCATACAACTTACTAAGTACTCATATAAATGCTGTATAAATAATGCGTACGAATTATACCGTAAAACACTAGCTATTGTTGATTGATTATCTCTATAACTTTTTTCACTTAAATGTATAAAGCTGTTAAAAGCTAGGGTGCATCTGGAAAATTCATGAACTGTAACTTTAACAACCATTTCATCAATTTCATCATTATAATTAAACTTCACACGGCCATCCCCTTCTTCTTTTTCTCTTAATATCGAATCAACAAAATCACTAATAAAATTACACAATTTCACATTAAATAAAATGTTTTAATCGTGTGTGTAAGTGGACAATCTGTCATATCTAGTCAAATTACTTCGGTTCGGAAAATGCCCAACTATTTAACACTCTTTATTTTATATTTACTCCGTAAGCTTTTGTGCAATCACTATTATATCATTGAATGTCGTATGACTTTCTTCAGAAGTTGTTACCTCACCTGTAATGATGTGGTCAGATACTGTTAGAACAGTTAATGCTCTACGTAGCAAGGTTTGTGAGCATTTTTCAATACATCATCTTTAAGAAAATAAACGATAGCTGTTTAGCTTAATTACTTTTCAACCTCCATTTTAGACACTTTTGGAAACTCATATGAACAATCGAGTATATAACGGTCAATCTCTATTAAAAACGGACTTAATGACATAAAAAAATACGCCTCCCAAAACAGTTGTAATAAACTGTCTTAGAAGGCGCTATTAATTTCGTTATATAATCGATATTTACAATAAGTTTACCGGTCATTCTCCGCTAGCCTATACGCTACAAACGCAGTTTCACCAACGCTTATCTCGCAACCATTTCTATACGAATCTTATCCGCAATTATGGCGATGAATTCTGAATTGGTTGGCGGTATCGTTAAATATATAACTTAAAATCATTGATATATAAGGGGTTTGCGAACATGATGAAGCATATAGTCCATCATAGTAAAAAAACTGAAGAGGAAGCATTAGCCACCCTATCAGTTTTTCTATATTTAGATGCTGGTTACCATTGTGATAATAATAATACTCCTACCCCTATTATTTATTAATGTAGCAAAAAGGTGGAAATATATCCTACAATCTCAAAGTATTCAATAGCTGCAAGGGCAATTTACTTTTTAGGATACATTATAAAAGAACCATTTTAAATTAATTTACAATACTAACTTGTGCAAACCTTAAATAATTTGAGGTAATATATCTACTAAACTCTGTTTGCTTAGATATATTCACTATATCTGAATAAGTAGTCTCTTCTATATAAGCTCTAATAATGGCTTTTAAGATTTCCAATGACCTTCTAACAGTTTGCTCGTTTAGAGAATCAATAGTAATTTTCAACATTTCATTTTCATGATAATTTGGTTTTGAAAGAAGTACGCTGACAGCCACTCTAGAAATATGGAATAAATAGTATTTCTTTAGCTTTTCATCTAGCTCATCACCTTGTTCAATAGTTAAAATATCTTTTATTATTTGTTCTACTTTTTTTACAACCTGAATACTTTTCAGATATATATTTGGGTCTCTAGATTCTGTAAACAATTCTTGATAATCTGTATCCTCTTTAGTTAATATTGTGGGATTAGATCTCGCTTTAGAAGGATTTTTCTCAGTTATCACTAAACTTGTTAAGCACTGCGCTAAGAAATTAATCGAAATAATTTTCTTTGTCGGTTTCTTCAAGTTTTTATAATAATTTTTTCTTCTATCGTAGTAATAATCGTGAGATAAAAAGAATTCTTCAATATCACGTTGAATTGTATCAGTAGCACGTAATAAAGATGTCGGTACAGGATTCTGCGAGTTTGTTGACTTAATCACTCTATCCGAGGTTACTTTATTATCTGTAATTATTATTTTTAGTAAGACTGAACGTTTTTCTTCCGGAAATTCACCTTCTGATAACGTATTATAAATCGAATAGGATGTTTGTAGCCCATTTACAATCTGTACATTATCTAAATTTAATGTCTTACCAGTCAAAGATCCTTTATCTGCAAGAATAGTAACGCCGTTATTTAGCCACCAAAAATCTAATTCCTTTTCTTCTTTAATTGTATTAGAAATCTCTGAATTAGTTACTGTGTTATTTTGGAAATCTCTGATATTTGAATCAAACAAGTAATTTCGTAATAAGCTATCTTGATCAGTTATAAAATTAAAATAATCCTTTAGATTTGCAGATGCTATATATCCACGTTTATCGTCTCCAGAAAAGTCCAATGCAATTGGGTTTTCATTCAATTTTAATGATAATGAAAATTGCTTTTCTTCCCTATTCATTGCGACCAATTCTCTACGACCTACCAAGTCAAAATCAAAGAAGGCACTACCTATATCAGTCCTAGCTAAAGTTGTTTGTAAAATCCTTACTTTATCAATATACGATTCATTTGGGGCATCATCATTATATATATTAAATCTATCCCCTTTGCAAATGTGTCTGTATATAATTTTATATACTGGATGTGCTGATGCAGTTTGAATAATAATTTTACGTAACCCATGAATTCTTTCTATTAAATCAGTATTCCAACTCACAGGAGAAAAAACTGTTTCAAGATCAAATATTGATGATGTAGCGGTATTGAACTTATGCACCACATTCTCTTCAATAGTATTTGAATTTTTATATTGATGTATATGGACTTCAATATTTTTTGCTTTTTTAATATGTTCTAATTGTTCATACGAAGATATGTACTCATCGTCCACAAAAATATAAAAACCATCTATCCCGTTATCCTTGCCGCCTCCTATAAGTCCATTTCTAATTTCTTCACTATCCAAATCTTTTTGTTTTAATAATTGCTCAGCTGCAAATATTTCAAAAACACTATCTTTCTCCACTGGAGTAGTCATCCCCAATTGATCAGCATATTCATTCAAAATAGTATCAAGTAAAATTGAACCAGTCATATTTTTCCTCTTCCCTCAATAATTATTGCCATTTTTAGTAAATCAAATTTACATAAGCTTTTCAATTAAATAAAAATTTAACTCAATGATTATTTAAAAGATTTTTTAATTTATTTTTTTCATATTCCAATAAATTATTGTCATTCCAAATTTTATTTTCATTAATATAATCTAATACGGCGTTAATTTTAATATCCTCAGGAATTCTTGATTGAATCTTTTTTAATGCCGTTGCTGGGATGCCTAAATCTAATAGATGCGTAAGGTTTTCTATAATGTTTTCATTTTCTATTAATTGAGCATATACAGAGTAATCCCCTGGTGTTATACCTATTTTTTCACATATTTCTTTCTGAAGAATATTTAATACATTCAACCATTTAGGAACTTTATATTTTAACCAGTGCCTTTGAAATTGCATAGCTTTTACAATTGAGGTATCTAAAATTTGGTCTCTACTTTTATTTTTATTTTTGGCTAATTTAGACTCAAAATTAAACTCATTATTTATTAAAGGTATTAAATTTTCATTAAAACCAAAATTAAAAGTCATATAAACAAGTCTACCCTTAGTCATTGGTCTAGTTGTTTCACCTGGTTTCAATAAATTATCCCAAGCTATTCCTAATAAATATTCTAACTGTTCGTATTTAGGCACACCTTTCCAACAAATTAATTCCCTATCTTCTCTAAGCTTTTGAGTCAATTCTCTAATAATATTTACTTGACCATTCACTGATACATAATTATCTCTAACTACTTCAAAAAATTCACCAGTTGTTTGAAGTAAACAATTATATTTATCCTCTAAACTATCTATTATTTGTTCTTTCTCAATGTTTATTAATAATTCATCTGAAATAGCATTTTGATCTATAAAAGGTATGTCAACAACTGTTTCTTGTTTAACTGGAATCTCATTAAATAAATATATTCTACCTAATATATGCTGCATAAATCTGCCTGCACGGCCTTTTATATTACTAAAATCAAAATAATCTATTTCATTACCACCCTTTTTATTATCAAAAATTGCTATATTTTTTGCTGAAGTATTTACCCCTTCAATTAATGTCGATGTACAAAATAAGTAGTTTAATTTTCTGCTGTTAAAATATTCCACTACACTTTCGTTCAAATGCTTTAACATACCGCCATGATGTACCCCTATTCGATTTTTTAGTAATTCAGTATACGACCATCGGCGAGGGAAATTTTGTTCGATCCACACGATTGCGTCTAGTTGTAGTGGTATGACTTCAACTAAATTATTATCTTTTTCCTTTAAATAATTTAAAAACTTTTGTGAGATACTACGCACTCTATCAGGCGATGAACAATATATAATTGTCTGTTCTTCCCTTAAATCCCATAATAAATCAAATAAAAGTTTTTCTTTAAATTTAACTTTTCCCTTTGAGGTTAGGGCATCACAATAAGTAGCATATAAATCTACAACTTCACTATTAACCAAATTAAAATCAGTCTTGTAAAAAATTACCTGATTTTTTTCGATGAATTTTCGAGAGATATAATCGATATTTGGACCTAAAAAATATAACTGTGGATTATATTTATTAATCAAAAAATTCACAGCTATATTTAAAATGTCTGCTCTTTCATCATCTCTAGCATTGCTAAATTTATAAAATTCATCAACTACTAGAAAATCAATATCTGGTAATTTCTCAATTTCCATAACTCGTTCACTTGTTAATATAAATATATTTTTACTTTCTAACTCTTGTTTAGTATTCAGAATTATATTGTATTCATTACTGTATTTAGTTAATTTTTTATATGTTTCATGAATTAATGCAAGAGTAGGTTGAATAATAATTATATTATTATAATTTAGACTAGCTATTATTTCTTCAATTAACAAACTTTTCCCGAAACTTGTTGGAGCACTGAGAATTAAATTATTTCTTTTCTCAATTAAATTTAGTATATTCTTCTGTTCACTATGTAAAGTTATATTTCCTATATTTTCTGAATTGTGATAACTAACTCGAATTAATTGACTTAAGTCTTCTTTCTTATCATTTTTATATTCTTTAAAGTATGGATATAGACCTGCCGAATCAAGTAAATCTAACCAAATCTTTTGATTTTCTGAATCTACTTTAGACCAATTGTCTAATATAGCCAATATCAATTCTCTAGCTTCAGCTTCGTTACCTTTTCTTAAAGAGCTCGACGCTATCTTAGATAAATTAAAGGTATAGTCAAAATCTAATAATTCCTCATCATAAATCTTTTCAATAAACGTATTCGACATCTCAATCACCTAATTTCTGCATAATAGTTAATTTTTGATGCATTTTTTTTACTAATTCATTTTTAGATAGTACCGGAAATAGAATTAATATTATATTTAACTTGTCCCTTAAAGGATGATCGTTTTTATTATCAAAATGACTTTTCAATGAGGCTATTTCTTTTTCCAAATCTGAAATAAAACTCGCATCTGTCTCATCATTATGATTTCCAAAAATTTCACACGTATATGTGCAAATCATAGGTATTACAATTTGAGACAATTGATTTTTTAAAGTAGTACTTGAATCTAATAAATCTAACCAGTACATTTGTTTTTCATTACTTGAATCTTTTATTCGATTTGAAATGATATTAAATTCATCATTTAAATAATCTCTTTGAAAGTGCTCTTTTAAATCACATACGAGAGCTTCTACTCCTTTTTTACCATCTGAATAAAGTTTTGATTCGCCTAACCATAATGTTTTAGAATCTTCGTGTATATGAATTGAATCAAACCCATGTACAGCATGGCCATAAGAGTCTTTAAAATAAATCTTTGAAATTAATGGAATTGTAGAATGAAAATCTCTAAGTATTAAATGTAAAATTAATTCTCCAAACTCACCTCTTTTTAAATACTTTTTATCAACTTCTATTTCATCATCCAACTCACCATTTGCTAAATATAATTCTGCAACTTCTTTAAATTCTGAAATTTTATAAATAGATTTTGCAGCATTGGCTATTTTTTCCACCATTTCATCATTTGGAGTCGAATCTCCTAAATGGTAACCAAACGCAAATTCAGGAATTAAATTAACAAGTAATTTCACCAACTTTCCAAGTCGATATTCCATCTCTCCATTGTCATTTAAATCGTAGCCAACAAAATAAGCTGTACAGTCTGCCCCTATTATCTTTTCATTTATTATCTTAGAAGATTTACTTATAGTACTCACATAATTTCACTCCATCCAGTTATGCAATTAATTACATTATACCCAATTTTACTAAATACTGTATAATAAAAAAGTCTCCAAACTGCTCCACAAGCACATATGGGGACAATATGGCAATTACAATCAAAAAAGAAACATTAAAAAATGGGACTATATCTTATAAATTCGTTGTGAATTTAGGTATTCCTGAAGGTGAAACTAAACCGCGAATCGTTACTCGACGTGGGTTTACTTTAACAAAGGAAGCAAAGCAGGAATTAAAAAAACTACAAACTCAAGCTGCTCTTGGAATCTATCCTGAGAAGACAAAGCGCGGTATTACTGAAGTTACGAATTTTAAAAAAAATTGCTAAAGTTGTAACAGCCCCGACTTGCGCCGGTACATCGATGTTCACCGTTTTTCCGTTTACTTTTGTAGCTTTAGAGCCGATTTTCAGCAAAAAATTTTTTCGTCATTTTTTGAAGCATTTATAGTTTTTGATGATTGTTCCCATAGTACCTCTGCTCCTAAAACCTCAAAAATGCCCCGTAAGGGCACCTTTTCCCCGATGAAGTGAGAAGTGTTAATGATGTCCCGAATATACCTAGCGTTGATGCTGTTGTACAAAAAGAACTTGATACAGCTCTAATGTTAGTAGAACAGTTAACAACAGTTTTCGAACCAACTAAATACACTGACGAATATAGAACAGCATTAATGGAACTAATAGAAGATAAAAATAAAAAAACTAGTAGTACAGTTACTGCAACCGACAAGAAACCATTGCCTGATAATGTGACCGATCTTATGTCTGCTCTTCAAGCATCATTAGATAAAACGAAGAAGCCACCTACAAGAAAGCGTACAACCAAAAATAAGAAAAATGCTTAGAATTGAATCATAATAATTTGCAACTAATTAGTTCTAGGTCTATTACTTTGTAAAAGATAATAAAAATTCTTCCAAACAGACTAAATTCGGGAGGTGATATTCATGCCAAATGACAACAACACCTTCAACGCCCAGAAGCTAAAAAAATCAAGCTTCTGGG
This portion of the Solibacillus daqui genome encodes:
- a CDS encoding stalk domain-containing protein — encoded protein: MPLRGIFEVLGAEVLWEQSSKTINASKNDEKIFC
- a CDS encoding YolD-like family protein, producing MIKSRGLAKKWTGMMIPEHLHQIKEWQDSLGNEYPKEKTDWEWEELQQTIVKAYQQKLQVELKLWRGKWIEDRGIITALHSGHNELLFDTEISVKRIKYIEIDNVREIE
- a CDS encoding DUF1837 domain-containing protein, translated to MSTISKSSKIINEKIIGADCTAYFVGYDLNDNGEMEYRLGKLVKLLVNLIPEFAFGYHLGDSTPNDEMVEKIANAAKSIYKISEFKEVAELYLANGELDDEIEVDKKYLKRGEFGELILHLILRDFHSTIPLISKIYFKDSYGHAVHGFDSIHIHEDSKTLWLGESKLYSDGKKGVEALVCDLKEHFQRDYLNDEFNIISNRIKDSSNEKQMYWLDLLDSSTTLKNQLSQIVIPMICTYTCEIFGNHNDETDASFISDLEKEIASLKSHFDNKNDHPLRDKLNIILILFPVLSKNELVKKMHQKLTIMQKLGD
- a CDS encoding AIPR family protein, with protein sequence MTGSILLDTILNEYADQLGMTTPVEKDSVFEIFAAEQLLKQKDLDSEEIRNGLIGGGKDNGIDGFYIFVDDEYISSYEQLEHIKKAKNIEVHIHQYKNSNTIEENVVHKFNTATSSIFDLETVFSPVSWNTDLIERIHGLRKIIIQTASAHPVYKIIYRHICKGDRFNIYNDDAPNESYIDKVRILQTTLARTDIGSAFFDFDLVGRRELVAMNREEKQFSLSLKLNENPIALDFSGDDKRGYIASANLKDYFNFITDQDSLLRNYLFDSNIRDFQNNTVTNSEISNTIKEEKELDFWWLNNGVTILADKGSLTGKTLNLDNVQIVNGLQTSYSIYNTLSEGEFPEEKRSVLLKIIITDNKVTSDRVIKSTNSQNPVPTSLLRATDTIQRDIEEFFLSHDYYYDRRKNYYKNLKKPTKKIISINFLAQCLTSLVITEKNPSKARSNPTILTKEDTDYQELFTESRDPNIYLKSIQVVKKVEQIIKDILTIEQGDELDEKLKKYYLFHISRVAVSVLLSKPNYHENEMLKITIDSLNEQTVRRSLEILKAIIRAYIEETTYSDIVNISKQTEFSRYITSNYLRFAQVSIVN
- a CDS encoding DEAD/DEAH box helicase gives rise to the protein MSNTFIEKIYDEELLDFDYTFNLSKIASSSLRKGNEAEARELILAILDNWSKVDSENQKIWLDLLDSAGLYPYFKEYKNDKKEDLSQLIRVSYHNSENIGNITLHSEQKNILNLIEKRNNLILSAPTSFGKSLLIEEIIASLNYNNIIIIQPTLALIHETYKKLTKYSNEYNIILNTKQELESKNIFILTSERVMEIEKLPDIDFLVVDEFYKFSNARDDERADILNIAVNFLINKYNPQLYFLGPNIDYISRKFIEKNQVIFYKTDFNLVNSEVVDLYATYCDALTSKGKVKFKEKLLFDLLWDLREEQTIIYCSSPDRVRSISQKFLNYLKEKDNNLVEVIPLQLDAIVWIEQNFPRRWSYTELLKNRIGVHHGGMLKHLNESVVEYFNSRKLNYLFCTSTLIEGVNTSAKNIAIFDNKKGGNEIDYFDFSNIKGRAGRFMQHILGRIYLFNEIPVKQETVVDIPFIDQNAISDELLINIEKEQIIDSLEDKYNCLLQTTGEFFEVVRDNYVSVNGQVNIIRELTQKLREDRELICWKGVPKYEQLEYLLGIAWDNLLKPGETTRPMTKGRLVYMTFNFGFNENLIPLINNEFNFESKLAKNKNKSRDQILDTSIVKAMQFQRHWLKYKVPKWLNVLNILQKEICEKIGITPGDYSVYAQLIENENIIENLTHLLDLGIPATALKKIQSRIPEDIKINAVLDYINENKIWNDNNLLEYEKNKLKNLLNNH